The following proteins come from a genomic window of Micromonospora echinofusca:
- a CDS encoding GH25 family lysozyme, translated as MTRTGTSLRRLLAATLAALATAAAGLVATATPAAAATTPGIDVSHYQGAINWTSVRNAGIQFAFIKATEGTSYKDPRFNTNYVAAYNAGVIRGAYHFARPNISSGAVQANYLASNGGAWSADSRTLPAALDLEANPYAGGYCYGKTTSGMRAWVQDFLNTYRSRTGRYAVIYTTTSWWNQCTGNWTAPWANHPLWIARWSSTVGTLPAGAPFWSFWQYTDRGSVPGISGAVDRNYWNGDRSRLIALANNT; from the coding sequence ATGACCCGTACCGGAACATCCCTGCGGCGGCTGCTGGCCGCCACCCTGGCGGCCCTCGCCACCGCGGCGGCGGGGCTCGTCGCGACCGCGACCCCCGCGGCGGCCGCCACCACGCCCGGCATCGACGTGTCGCACTACCAGGGCGCCATCAACTGGACCAGTGTCCGCAACGCGGGCATCCAGTTCGCCTTCATCAAGGCGACCGAGGGCACCAGCTACAAGGACCCGAGGTTCAACACCAACTACGTGGCCGCCTACAACGCCGGCGTCATCCGGGGCGCGTACCACTTCGCCCGGCCCAACATCTCCTCCGGGGCGGTGCAGGCGAACTACCTGGCCTCCAACGGCGGCGCCTGGTCGGCCGACAGCCGCACCCTCCCGGCCGCGCTGGACCTCGAGGCCAACCCGTACGCCGGCGGCTACTGCTACGGCAAGACCACCTCCGGCATGCGGGCCTGGGTGCAGGACTTCCTGAACACCTACCGCTCCCGCACCGGCCGCTACGCCGTCATCTACACCACCACGAGCTGGTGGAACCAGTGCACCGGCAACTGGACGGCGCCGTGGGCCAACCACCCGCTCTGGATCGCCCGCTGGTCGAGCACGGTCGGCACCCTGCCGGCCGGGGCGCCGTTCTGGAGCTTCTGGCAGTACACCGACCGGGGCAGTGTCCCGGGCATCAGCGGCGCCGTCGACCGCAACTACTGGAACGGTGACCGGAGCCGGCTGATCGCGCTGGCCAACAACACCTGA
- a CDS encoding serine/threonine-protein kinase yields the protein MSNALPQLVADRYRLLSPLGQGGMGRVWKARDEVLHRDVAIKELVPPPSLTDEERREMRERSLREARAIARLNHINVVRIFDVLRTDGDPWIVMEYVPSKSLQDTLAEDGPVTPARAVEIGLGVLAALKSAHKAGVMHRDVKPGNVLLGDDGRVVLTDFGLATIPGDPNVTRTGMVLGSPAYISPERAREGTAGPEADLWSLGATLYAAVEGKSPYARPSAIATLAALATEPMPPPKNAGPLKPVLNGLLRKDPKERITAEVAEKLLRRAGGKRTRTIPLLDGVRRPGPNGPREPRPPLVPAPRPAEGASDRPVSPPAPRAPLAAAGAGAAAASTAEDPTAAVSSDAAPTAKVGASTSDPAPTAKVDPPKPALDDTKADPAPRKPANPTSVMPAPVSPPSGRAAVVASDGTKPDNTRRNVLIGVLVALLLLGLVVVVPMLTGGDGGDGGGTPQADPTGAATSQGQPPQSSAPAPPTSAAPSPTPSATPSPTPDALPAGWKLHKDPAGFALPIPANWVRRNAGQNTVVFDEPNGVGELLIQWTNTPESDALADWKEKEPDRRKYVNSYQYVDITSCDGFWKTCADWEWLETRDGTRIHVRNRGFVTAKNRGYALRWEVAAKDWQANLANFDRIAEGFVPDRKD from the coding sequence ATGTCGAACGCGCTGCCCCAACTCGTCGCTGACCGATACCGGCTTCTGTCGCCGCTCGGTCAGGGTGGCATGGGTCGGGTGTGGAAGGCGCGCGACGAGGTGCTGCACCGGGACGTGGCGATCAAGGAACTCGTCCCGCCGCCCAGCCTCACCGACGAGGAGCGCCGCGAGATGCGGGAGCGCTCGCTGCGCGAGGCCCGCGCCATCGCCCGGCTCAACCACATCAACGTGGTCCGCATCTTCGACGTGCTGCGTACCGACGGCGACCCGTGGATCGTCATGGAGTACGTGCCGTCGAAGTCGTTGCAGGACACGCTCGCCGAGGACGGCCCCGTGACGCCGGCGCGCGCGGTGGAGATCGGCCTGGGCGTGCTGGCCGCGCTGAAGTCGGCGCACAAGGCCGGCGTGATGCACCGCGACGTCAAGCCCGGGAACGTGCTGCTCGGCGACGACGGCCGGGTGGTGCTGACCGATTTCGGTCTCGCCACGATTCCCGGCGACCCCAACGTGACCCGCACGGGCATGGTGCTGGGGTCGCCCGCGTACATCTCGCCGGAGCGGGCCCGCGAGGGCACCGCCGGGCCGGAGGCCGACCTCTGGTCGCTGGGCGCCACCCTCTACGCGGCGGTCGAGGGCAAGTCGCCGTACGCGCGGCCGTCGGCGATCGCCACCCTGGCGGCGCTCGCCACCGAGCCGATGCCGCCGCCGAAGAACGCCGGGCCGCTCAAGCCGGTGCTCAACGGCCTGCTGCGCAAGGACCCGAAGGAGCGGATCACCGCCGAGGTCGCGGAGAAGCTGCTGCGCCGCGCCGGTGGCAAGCGCACCCGGACCATCCCGCTGCTCGACGGCGTACGCCGGCCGGGGCCGAACGGTCCGCGTGAGCCGCGCCCACCGTTGGTGCCGGCGCCCCGCCCGGCCGAGGGCGCGTCCGACAGGCCCGTCAGCCCGCCGGCTCCGCGTGCGCCCCTGGCGGCGGCCGGTGCCGGTGCCGCCGCTGCGTCCACCGCCGAGGACCCCACGGCGGCGGTCTCCTCGGACGCCGCGCCGACGGCCAAGGTCGGAGCCTCCACGTCGGACCCGGCCCCGACCGCGAAGGTCGACCCGCCCAAGCCGGCGCTCGACGACACGAAGGCCGACCCGGCGCCCCGGAAGCCGGCGAATCCCACCTCGGTGATGCCCGCGCCGGTGAGCCCGCCGTCCGGTCGGGCGGCGGTCGTGGCGTCCGACGGTACGAAGCCCGACAACACCCGCCGCAACGTGCTGATCGGCGTGCTGGTGGCGCTGCTGTTGCTCGGCCTGGTGGTGGTCGTGCCGATGCTGACCGGTGGCGACGGTGGGGACGGCGGCGGCACACCGCAGGCCGACCCGACCGGCGCGGCGACCTCGCAGGGGCAGCCGCCGCAGTCCTCCGCGCCGGCCCCGCCCACGAGCGCCGCGCCGAGCCCGACGCCGTCGGCCACCCCGTCGCCGACCCCGGACGCGCTGCCGGCGGGCTGGAAGCTGCACAAGGACCCCGCCGGCTTCGCGCTGCCGATCCCGGCGAACTGGGTGCGCCGCAACGCCGGGCAGAACACCGTCGTCTTCGACGAGCCCAACGGGGTGGGCGAGCTGCTGATCCAGTGGACCAACACGCCGGAGTCGGACGCGTTGGCCGACTGGAAGGAGAAAGAGCCGGATCGCAGGAAGTACGTAAACAGCTACCAGTACGTCGACATCACGAGCTGCGACGGCTTCTGGAAGACCTGCGCGGACTGGGAGTGGCTGGAGACCCGCGACGGCACCCGGATCCACGTCCGCAACCGGGGCTTCGTCACGGCCAAGAACCGGGGCTACGCCCTGCGCTGGGAGGTCGCCGCGAAGGACTGGCAGGCCAACCTGGCCAACTTCGACCGGATCGCCGAGGGCTTCGTGCCCGACCGCAAGGACTGA
- a CDS encoding acyl-CoA carboxylase subunit epsilon has protein sequence MSAEEPLFRVVRGVPTAEELAALVGAIVVRSRPAAASPPVAASAWARSGRPAAAVAGPGAWRASGLPR, from the coding sequence ATGTCTGCCGAAGAGCCGCTGTTCCGGGTCGTCCGCGGGGTCCCCACCGCCGAGGAACTGGCCGCGCTGGTGGGCGCGATCGTCGTACGGTCCCGCCCGGCCGCCGCGTCCCCTCCGGTCGCCGCGTCCGCCTGGGCGCGCTCCGGCCGGCCCGCAGCGGCGGTCGCCGGCCCCGGCGCGTGGCGGGCGTCCGGCCTGCCCCGCTGA
- a CDS encoding GumC domain-containing protein: MIERGTGGRTSALTDWRLMDVASMWACLQDHDTTNHWKQVAGWRKVCDLARAHLSRLQEYRKGLAEAWPPQSNEAARAYIRELDELIDKVQRTHDAASANYTVLSAATQAISTTRAELKKIYETYAVKVQEKQTYDATLADPKAAMGSRVPDRPVTDADLERLNVQARGIMYGLSNELQQAQVMLRQPPPRPKVDNGATESGFTSSQAPAIPPIMPVPILPNVGTPSTRQPGSTPRQVTSPSTPGLGPILGGTGTGLAPHPSGPGLPTSQPTAQPNPSPGIGTSGLPTGVSRPGISGPVSNQPGQATRPNTGSVQPSTPPSTNSRPLPHGGLIGGTPGIGYGPPGTGNTQPKRVNPIGGLIGGGGAGTAPSGGAGSRPGGGRGLASAHGIPPIGGTPFGAANPMQGRQGHRERGGEAPRQWDPEHPWEVDQGVPPVVRPPSEDGPIDPGPAIGFNR; encoded by the coding sequence ATGATCGAGCGGGGCACCGGCGGCCGCACGTCGGCCCTCACCGACTGGCGGCTGATGGACGTCGCCAGCATGTGGGCCTGCCTCCAGGACCACGACACCACCAACCACTGGAAGCAGGTCGCCGGCTGGCGCAAGGTCTGCGACCTCGCGCGGGCCCACCTGAGCCGGCTCCAGGAATACCGCAAGGGGCTGGCCGAGGCCTGGCCTCCGCAGAGCAACGAGGCCGCCCGGGCGTACATCCGTGAGCTGGACGAGCTGATCGACAAGGTGCAGCGCACGCACGACGCCGCCAGCGCCAACTACACCGTGCTCTCCGCCGCCACGCAGGCCATCAGCACCACCCGCGCGGAGCTCAAGAAGATCTACGAGACGTACGCCGTCAAGGTCCAGGAGAAGCAGACGTACGACGCGACGCTCGCCGACCCGAAGGCAGCCATGGGCAGCCGGGTCCCCGATCGACCGGTGACCGACGCCGACCTGGAACGACTCAACGTCCAAGCACGCGGCATCATGTACGGCCTCAGCAACGAACTCCAACAGGCCCAAGTAATGCTCCGCCAACCACCACCCAGACCCAAGGTTGACAACGGGGCGACCGAATCGGGGTTCACCAGTTCGCAGGCCCCGGCAATCCCGCCGATCATGCCGGTTCCGATATTGCCAAACGTTGGCACCCCTTCCACACGTCAACCAGGGTCGACGCCCCGACAAGTAACCAGCCCAAGCACACCTGGCCTCGGTCCCATTTTGGGCGGAACTGGCACCGGATTGGCACCTCATCCATCAGGCCCTGGCCTACCTACTTCACAGCCTACCGCGCAACCGAATCCATCACCGGGGATCGGAACCTCAGGGCTTCCGACGGGAGTTTCCCGACCTGGCATATCAGGGCCAGTGAGCAACCAACCAGGTCAAGCTACTCGACCGAATACCGGTTCTGTCCAGCCCTCCACCCCGCCTTCCACGAACTCACGACCTCTGCCGCATGGCGGCCTAATCGGCGGCACTCCCGGAATCGGATACGGCCCGCCCGGAACAGGAAACACTCAACCGAAGCGAGTCAACCCGATTGGCGGATTAATTGGAGGCGGCGGCGCAGGCACCGCCCCTTCAGGCGGTGCAGGATCTCGCCCAGGTGGCGGACGTGGCCTCGCATCCGCCCACGGGATACCCCCGATCGGCGGAACCCCTTTCGGCGCCGCCAACCCAATGCAGGGCCGCCAAGGACATCGCGAACGAGGCGGCGAGGCCCCCCGACAGTGGGATCCGGAGCACCCCTGGGAAGTCGACCAAGGAGTGCCTCCGGTTGTCCGCCCGCCCAGCGAGGATGGCCCAATCGATCCCGGCCCAGCAATTGGTTTCAACCGGTGA
- the mycP gene encoding type VII secretion-associated serine protease mycosin, whose protein sequence is MTAHRLSQGAGITVALPDTGVDPHSDLTHNILPGIDMVPGGNGDGRRDRNGHGTGMAGLIAAHGGINDKGALGIAPQAQILPIVDSPADGNGDPDVLAQAVEYAIDKGADVISISSGGGTSPRLTQAVKRALVSDIVVVAGAGNFPSDQRVAYPASESGVIAVGGIDQTGRHASISVTGPEIDVVAPAVDIYSTSRDGGYRRATGTSGATAIVAGAVALIRSKYPNLPASEVAHRLTATAIDKGPPGRDDEYGHGVIDLVAALTADVPPLGFGSATASAPAPTAATTTAVAEPADDGNSAATARGLVTLGVIVAAGGAWAFVARRRRRGADPPPRISR, encoded by the coding sequence ATGACGGCGCATCGACTTTCTCAGGGGGCAGGAATCACGGTAGCCCTACCCGACACTGGCGTTGATCCACATTCCGACCTTACTCACAATATTTTGCCCGGAATCGACATGGTTCCTGGCGGAAATGGTGACGGCAGACGGGATCGGAACGGCCACGGCACAGGGATGGCAGGCTTGATCGCGGCGCATGGGGGAATTAATGACAAGGGCGCACTTGGCATCGCGCCCCAAGCTCAAATTCTACCTATTGTCGACTCACCAGCCGACGGCAACGGCGACCCAGACGTCTTGGCCCAAGCCGTCGAATATGCAATCGACAAGGGCGCGGATGTAATCAGCATCTCAAGCGGAGGAGGAACCAGCCCTCGACTGACCCAGGCGGTGAAGAGAGCGCTCGTGTCCGACATCGTCGTAGTTGCAGGGGCAGGGAATTTCCCCTCTGACCAGAGGGTCGCATACCCGGCGAGCGAGTCTGGCGTCATCGCCGTCGGTGGGATAGACCAGACCGGACGTCATGCCTCAATCTCAGTGACAGGCCCCGAGATTGATGTGGTAGCCCCCGCCGTCGACATCTACAGCACGAGTCGCGACGGGGGGTATCGCAGAGCGACGGGAACATCCGGTGCCACCGCTATCGTTGCCGGAGCCGTCGCGTTGATTAGATCCAAGTACCCGAACCTGCCTGCCTCCGAGGTGGCGCACAGGCTCACGGCTACCGCGATCGACAAGGGCCCCCCGGGGCGGGACGACGAGTACGGGCACGGGGTCATCGACCTGGTGGCGGCGTTGACTGCTGACGTACCGCCGCTGGGTTTTGGTTCGGCGACGGCGAGCGCGCCGGCCCCCACCGCCGCGACCACGACGGCGGTAGCGGAGCCGGCGGACGACGGGAACAGTGCGGCGACGGCCCGTGGCCTGGTCACTCTCGGTGTGATCGTGGCGGCCGGCGGCGCGTGGGCGTTCGTCGCCCGTCGACGTCGTCGGGGTGCCGATCCGCCGCCGCGCATCAGTCGCTGA
- a CDS encoding Maf family protein, with product MPKSLPLRLVLASASPARRKILQAAGIETDVLVSGVDESLVVTERAEELCLELARMKAQAVLTRLGPADDQRTLVIGCDSVLAFDGEILGKPTDAADATRRWKRMRGRSGVLHSGHCLIDVEAGRRAEAVASTVVHFADVSDDEIATYVGTGEPLAVAGAFTIDGLGGPFVERIEGDPSTVIGLSLPMLRRLLAELEIPITDLWTKIAPGSQTVELLG from the coding sequence GTGCCGAAGTCCTTGCCGCTCCGCCTCGTGCTCGCGTCCGCCAGCCCTGCCCGCCGCAAGATTCTCCAGGCCGCCGGGATCGAGACGGACGTGCTGGTCAGCGGCGTCGACGAATCCCTCGTGGTCACCGAACGGGCCGAGGAACTCTGCCTGGAGTTGGCCCGGATGAAGGCGCAGGCCGTGCTCACCCGGCTGGGGCCGGCCGACGACCAGCGGACGCTGGTGATCGGCTGCGACTCGGTGCTGGCCTTCGACGGGGAGATCCTCGGCAAGCCGACCGACGCGGCGGACGCCACCCGGCGCTGGAAGCGGATGCGCGGGCGCAGCGGTGTGCTGCACAGCGGGCACTGCCTGATCGACGTCGAGGCCGGGCGGCGGGCCGAGGCGGTCGCGTCGACCGTGGTGCACTTCGCCGACGTCAGCGACGACGAGATCGCCACGTACGTGGGCACGGGCGAGCCACTGGCCGTGGCGGGGGCCTTCACGATCGACGGCCTGGGCGGTCCCTTCGTGGAGCGGATCGAGGGTGATCCGAGCACGGTCATCGGGCTCAGCCTGCCGATGCTGCGCCGCCTTCTCGCCGAACTGGAAATCCCGATCACGGATCTGTGGACGAAGATCGCGCCCGGCAGTCAGACCGTCGAACTGCTCGGCTAG
- a CDS encoding RNA-guided endonuclease InsQ/TnpB family protein, with protein sequence MARAVKRAFRFRFYPSSEQACELARTFGCVRLVYNMGLQARTEAWTLRQERVNYNATSSMLTAWKKTDDLAFLNEVSAVPLQQALRHLQFAFTNFFAKRARYPSFKSKKKSRRSAEYTTSGFRYRDGRLTLAKMAEPLNIVWSRPLPEGAKPSTVTVSQDAAGRWFVSLLCDDRIEQAPAPSPAVGVDAGLDSLLTLSTGEKVVNPKHERRDRAALAKAQRNLAKKETGSANRAKARLKVARVHARITDRRRDHLHKLTTRLVRENQTIVVEDLTVRNMVTNHSLARAISDAAWRQFRTLLEYKADWHGRNLVVVDRWFPSSKLCSACGALAERMPLNMRSWTCRCGTVHDRDVNAARNILAEGLSVIACGGGIRPQRTNVRTGRSSVKQETQRATAGIPRL encoded by the coding sequence ATGGCCAGGGCTGTGAAACGGGCGTTCAGGTTCCGCTTCTACCCGAGCTCCGAGCAGGCTTGCGAGCTTGCCCGCACGTTCGGGTGTGTCCGGCTGGTCTACAACATGGGGTTGCAGGCCCGCACCGAGGCGTGGACGCTGCGCCAAGAACGGGTGAACTACAACGCGACGTCGTCGATGCTGACCGCGTGGAAGAAAACTGACGACCTGGCGTTCCTCAACGAGGTGTCGGCCGTGCCGTTGCAGCAGGCCCTGCGGCACCTGCAATTCGCGTTCACCAACTTCTTCGCCAAACGAGCCCGGTACCCGAGCTTCAAGAGCAAGAAGAAGTCGCGCCGGTCGGCGGAGTACACCACCAGCGGGTTCCGCTACCGCGACGGCCGGCTCACCCTGGCGAAGATGGCCGAGCCGCTGAACATTGTGTGGTCCCGGCCGCTTCCCGAGGGCGCGAAGCCGTCCACGGTGACCGTGTCGCAGGACGCGGCCGGTCGCTGGTTCGTGTCGCTGCTGTGCGACGACCGGATCGAGCAGGCTCCGGCGCCGAGCCCGGCCGTCGGGGTCGATGCCGGCCTGGACAGCCTGCTCACGCTGTCCACCGGTGAGAAAGTCGTCAACCCGAAGCATGAGCGCCGCGACCGGGCCGCACTCGCCAAGGCGCAGCGGAACCTGGCCAAGAAGGAGACGGGCTCCGCGAACCGGGCCAAGGCCCGACTCAAGGTCGCCCGCGTGCACGCCCGGATCACCGACCGCAGGCGGGACCATCTGCACAAGTTGACCACTCGGCTCGTTCGTGAGAACCAAACGATCGTCGTCGAGGACCTGACCGTGCGCAACATGGTCACAAACCACAGCCTGGCCCGCGCCATCAGCGACGCGGCTTGGCGGCAGTTCCGCACCCTGCTCGAATACAAGGCCGACTGGCACGGCCGCAACCTCGTGGTTGTGGACCGCTGGTTCCCGTCGTCCAAACTGTGCTCGGCGTGCGGTGCGCTCGCTGAGCGGATGCCGCTTAACATGCGGTCGTGGACCTGCCGATGCGGCACTGTCCACGACCGCGACGTCAACGCGGCCCGCAACATTCTCGCGGAGGGGCTCTCCGTGATTGCCTGTGGAGGCGGTATAAGACCTCAACGGACGAACGTCCGGACGGGGCGGTCGTCGGTGAAGCAGGAAACCCAGCGGGCGACCGCTGGAATCCCCCGCCTCTAG
- a CDS encoding O-methyltransferase gives MTTKSIPLTSELHAYLVSRGAPPDEIMRDLAEETLAALPNDAQMQVAPEQAAFLTFLTRLLGVRHAVEVGTFTGLSSLAIARGLPEGGRLTCFDISEEFTGIARRYWARAGVDDRIELRIGPAGDTLRELPHERHLDFAFIDADKTGYPIYWAELVPRMRPGGVIAVDNVLRGGRVIAPQNADDRAIAAFNDEVLADVRVDAVMLPIADGLTLARVH, from the coding sequence ATGACCACCAAGTCGATCCCGCTCACCTCGGAACTGCACGCGTACCTGGTCTCGCGCGGTGCGCCGCCGGACGAGATCATGCGGGACCTGGCCGAGGAGACCCTCGCGGCCCTGCCGAACGACGCGCAGATGCAGGTCGCGCCGGAGCAGGCCGCCTTCCTGACCTTCCTCACCCGGCTGCTGGGGGTACGACACGCCGTCGAGGTGGGCACGTTCACCGGCCTCTCGTCGCTGGCCATCGCCCGAGGGCTGCCCGAGGGCGGGCGGCTGACCTGCTTCGACATCTCGGAGGAGTTCACCGGGATCGCCCGGCGCTACTGGGCCCGCGCCGGCGTGGACGACCGCATCGAGCTACGCATCGGCCCGGCCGGCGACACGCTGCGCGAACTGCCCCACGAGCGGCACCTGGACTTCGCGTTCATCGACGCCGACAAGACCGGCTATCCGATCTACTGGGCGGAACTGGTGCCCCGGATGCGCCCCGGCGGGGTGATCGCGGTCGACAACGTGCTGCGCGGGGGCCGGGTGATCGCCCCGCAGAACGCCGACGACCGGGCCATCGCCGCGTTCAACGACGAGGTGCTCGCCGACGTCCGCGTCGACGCGGTGATGCTCCCGATCGCCGACGGCCTCACCCTGGCCCGGGTGCACTGA
- a CDS encoding MFS transporter, producing MPRLTRDRLTWLTYAQLGLWGFFLYGFGPVVPLLRDEQGTSAAVAGLHSTGIAVGALAGGALFAPLAGRFGRGRTIWAGLTGVAAGVAALGLVRALPATITAVAVIATFGMLVISGVSVVLTDRHGAGAPAALTEANAVCAGAGILAPLVIGASVDAGWGWRPAMAVEVGLIALVALAALTFRVRLPRPAPAAAAPGDPPATDPAAAALTVPAGVDVASGAAVGSAAAAGVDVASGAAVGSAVPAGVDVASAPGVGAAPDAQRSGRRLPPAYWIAWVLMAVTGSIEVCLSLWTADVLRSHAGMAAGGASAAVAAIVCGMFVGRLAGGRLALRYRPVPLLLAALGVSLAGFALFWIAPVGWLAVTGLVVLGLGNALHYPLAISIALAVAGPAADRAAGYASYSMGVGFGIAPVVLGWVADGVGPHLAFLLLPAFIAAAALLAARLGRALRPAPA from the coding sequence GTGCCCCGCCTCACCCGTGACCGGCTCACCTGGCTGACCTACGCCCAGCTCGGGCTGTGGGGCTTCTTCCTCTACGGCTTCGGGCCGGTCGTGCCGCTGCTCCGCGACGAACAGGGCACCTCGGCGGCCGTCGCCGGCCTGCACAGCACCGGCATCGCCGTCGGCGCCCTGGCCGGTGGGGCGCTCTTCGCCCCCCTGGCCGGCCGGTTCGGCCGGGGCCGGACCATCTGGGCCGGGCTCACCGGCGTGGCGGCCGGCGTCGCCGCCCTGGGCCTCGTCCGCGCCCTGCCCGCCACCATCACCGCCGTCGCGGTGATCGCCACCTTCGGCATGCTGGTGATCAGCGGCGTGTCCGTGGTGCTCACCGACCGGCACGGCGCCGGCGCGCCCGCCGCGCTGACCGAGGCCAACGCCGTCTGCGCCGGCGCCGGCATCCTCGCCCCGCTGGTCATCGGCGCCAGCGTGGACGCCGGCTGGGGCTGGCGACCGGCGATGGCCGTCGAGGTCGGCCTGATCGCGCTGGTCGCGCTCGCCGCCCTGACCTTCCGCGTACGCCTGCCGCGACCCGCCCCCGCTGCCGCGGCTCCCGGCGATCCGCCGGCCACCGACCCGGCCGCCGCCGCCCTGACCGTCCCCGCTGGTGTCGACGTGGCCTCGGGTGCGGCCGTGGGCTCGGCGGCCGCCGCTGGTGTCGACGTGGCCTCGGGTGCGGCCGTGGGCTCGGCGGTCCCTGCCGGTGTCGACGTGGCCTCGGCCCCGGGTGTCGGCGCGGCGCCCGACGCCCAGCGGTCGGGTCGGCGGCTGCCGCCTGCCTACTGGATCGCCTGGGTGCTGATGGCGGTCACCGGCTCGATCGAGGTCTGCCTGTCGCTCTGGACGGCCGACGTGCTCCGCTCGCACGCCGGGATGGCGGCCGGCGGCGCCTCGGCCGCCGTCGCCGCGATCGTCTGCGGCATGTTCGTGGGCCGGCTCGCCGGGGGCCGGCTCGCCCTGCGGTACCGGCCCGTGCCGCTGCTGCTGGCCGCGTTGGGCGTGTCGCTGGCCGGGTTCGCGCTCTTCTGGATCGCGCCGGTCGGCTGGCTCGCCGTCACCGGCCTGGTCGTCCTCGGCCTCGGCAACGCCCTGCACTACCCGCTGGCGATCTCGATCGCGCTCGCCGTCGCCGGGCCGGCCGCGGACCGGGCGGCCGGCTATGCGTCGTACTCGATGGGGGTGGGCTTCGGGATCGCGCCGGTCGTGCTCGGCTGGGTGGCCGACGGCGTCGGACCGCACCTGGCCTTCCTGCTGCTGCCGGCCTTCATCGCGGCTGCCGCGCTGCTTGCCGCCCGCCTGGGCCGCGCCCTGCGCCCGGCCCCCGCCTGA
- a CDS encoding ABC transporter permease, protein MKLARDTWLIFQRQLQLLLRNPVWVFVGVFQPVMYLLLFAPLLKPALNAPTQAAAYKIFVPGLLVLLAIFGGLFQGFGLIAELRAGVIERSRVTPVSRLALLLGRSLRDVVSLIVQAVIITLLALLFDLRVSLVDLLLAYLMLALIALMTSAVSYGIALKVKSEDALAPLMNTVAQPVLLLSGILLPLTFAPGWLQGIAEWNPFSWAVDGTRALFAGELGDDKVWQGLGIIAVLAAAGVVWAARQFARSVR, encoded by the coding sequence ATGAAACTCGCCCGTGACACCTGGCTGATCTTCCAGCGCCAGCTCCAGCTGCTGCTGCGCAACCCCGTCTGGGTCTTCGTCGGCGTCTTCCAGCCGGTGATGTACCTGCTGCTCTTCGCCCCGCTGCTCAAGCCGGCGCTGAACGCGCCCACCCAGGCGGCGGCCTACAAGATCTTCGTACCGGGCCTGCTGGTGCTGCTGGCCATCTTCGGCGGCCTGTTCCAGGGCTTCGGCCTGATCGCCGAGCTGCGCGCCGGGGTCATCGAACGCTCCCGGGTCACCCCCGTCAGCCGGCTCGCCCTGCTGCTCGGCCGCTCGCTGCGCGACGTGGTGTCGCTCATCGTGCAGGCGGTCATCATCACGCTGCTCGCGCTCCTGTTCGACCTGCGCGTGTCCCTCGTCGACCTGCTGCTGGCGTACCTCATGCTGGCCCTGATCGCGCTGATGACCTCGGCCGTCTCCTACGGCATCGCGCTCAAGGTCAAGAGCGAGGACGCGCTGGCCCCGCTGATGAACACGGTGGCCCAGCCCGTGCTGCTGCTCTCCGGCATCCTGCTGCCGCTGACCTTCGCCCCCGGCTGGCTCCAGGGCATCGCCGAGTGGAACCCGTTCTCCTGGGCGGTCGACGGCACCCGGGCCCTCTTCGCCGGCGAACTCGGCGACGACAAGGTCTGGCAGGGCCTCGGCATCATCGCGGTCCTCGCCGCCGCCGGCGTCGTCTGGGCCGCGCGGCAGTTCGCCCGCAGCGTCCGCTGA